The window TTGCCGGTGCCACCGGCAGGGTGGTACCGGCAACGCGTCCCTCCATATACTTGAACGCCGCGCTTAACAGCACCAACGCCTGGTTCAAAGCAATCGGATTTGAGAGCGGCGCCAGATTACGGAATTCCGGTTGGCCGTTTGTGAAGCCAAAATTGAAATAATCAAAACGCTTTCCCACGGGCGTACCCTGCGTGACAAATTCTTCGAGCGCATCCATGCCGACATGGTTGCCCAAACCGGATCGGAGTGGAAGCGCGGAGGCTAAATTACCATTGATCCCGGCAAGGATAGGCGCGAGATAGCCCTCGATTTCTGAAAAAGCCAAACGCCATTTTTTTTGTTGCGCCGGATCAATCGGCTGACGTCCTGCCAGGCGTAAAATAGGTGTCACCGTGCTCCGGGTTACTTTGGATGTTTGCGCATGCAACATGAAGCGGAATATGTCTTTGAGCCAGCGATCGACTGCCGATGCGGTGTTTTTTGCTTTTGCGGTTAAGCGTGGTGTTGAAAAAGCAATACTGCCGTCCAGGCGGGTCTCCCCTTTTGCTTTGCGGTCGGCGATGGTATTTCCCTTTACCGTTGAGGATGAAATGAAAAACTGGGCACCTTTTTGCGTGCGGTAGTGTTTCAGCCGGCCACCGGCTTCATCCACCGGGGTATAGGCTGCAATACCGTGGCGGCTGCTGAAAATAGCTTTGATTTCATCCAGCAGGGTCAAGGATTGGTCCAAGGTGAGACGGCTGGAATCGGCAATATGCAGGGTTGCATTAAAATCAAGTTCGCGGTTCATGGCAACCACCGTGTCCAAAGAACGATCAAAATCGCTTACCATCGTATCTGAGGCAACATTCACCCGGGACACAGGCTCCATCAGCGCATAGCGGAAAAGCGCATGATGACGCCCTATGTCATCACGATTAAGCCGGAGCGTCTCAAACTGTTGAAATGCAAAACCAACCGGAAGTATTGCAGACATAACCATGCCGGTTTGCTGCATCGTGGAAAAATCCAACCCATAGGCCAGGGCCATTGTCAGTGTGAAAACAGCCGGTGCCAAAAGGAGTGCACGTTGAGTAAAACCGGCAGATGACCAGGCAATCCGGATGCTTGCCGAAATTTCTGAAAACGTGCGTCCCGACAATTCAGCCAGACGTCGACGCATGCCGTTCATAGACGCCAACCAGCCGGAACGCATACCGCGAATTGCTTTGGCAAGCTGTTCGCTGCTGCTACTGGTATAGAAAGAAAGCTCTTTGTCGCCCAAGACCATGGTATGCAGCTGGGTTTGGGGCATGGTCTGTTTCATCGTACCGGGATAAACGGCAACAGTAAAAGAAGTGTTTTTAATCGGGATTAAAAAAGCTCCGTTGGACGCGATCATGCCTTCAAAATCAAGCTCGACATCCGGATTGTTGGCCTGATATTGTGACATCTGTTGTGCATAAGCAGCTTGTAAGCGTGCACTGTCAACCTCGCCTTTGGCGACTTGGTTGTTGGCCCACATCAACTTCAGCGTCATATCAAGAATTTGATAGGCGACGCGGACATCCCGGGGCAAGGTCGCTTCCTTGAGAACTGCCTGTGAATCATGCCATTGCATGAAAAGCGGCGCCAGCGCAATTTCTTCCTGATTTTGAGCAATGAGTTTTTCCAAAGGGGTATAGCGGTTTTTTAATAATGAAAAATAGGGATTGATTAAATCGAGCTTGGTGATTCGCGGCTTGATGGAAACATAACTAACGCCCTGCCCGCGCAAAGATTCTAAAATAAGATCCGTGTGGTAGCCGCCGGTGGTCAACATGGCAATACGCTGATTTTGTGTTTTCATTGCCGCCAGCAGGTTGCCGACAAAATCATGACTGCGCTGGTCGGCACCGTCATAAAAACGATTTACCAGGGCAAGTTGCTTATCCAGTGAGTAGACCTCCAGGTCCATCTCTTCATCCAGACCATACAGGGACAAAAATTGCATGAAGGGATCCATGGAAAACTGTTCAGGATACATGCGGAATTTTGCGAGTTCAACCGGGGATGCTGAAACATTAATCAGTTTTTCTACAATCTCCAGACGCCGCAGAAGAACATCCAGTTCCCGCTCGCGGGGTGATGTATAGAGTTTTTCATGAATCAATTTTTCCAGGATATCGATATCACTAAAAAGTTTGTCTGAATCAACTTCCAGCGGAAAGACATTCATGCGCTTCGAAACAAAGAGGTTGAGGTGCGGAAATTGGTCCGGATTGATTGTAAGACTTGAAGCATATTTCTTTAAATACCGGGCATATTTCAACAGCGGCATTTTCCCCTTTTGATAGGCCCGCTTGCGCAAGTCGAATTTGAGGAGATATTCTCCGTAAATGCGCGGTTTAATTTCATCAAAAGCATCGCGTAAATCAAAAATGTACCCCGTGTTTTCATCGGTTAAAAAGCTGCCGACCGTCTCGCGGTTGGTCTGATAGTGGCGGGGATCTTCAACACCTTCCAAGGAAACAGGATGTTTTCCGCAGGCTGCGTAAAATTCAGAACCTGACATCTTGCCTTGCCGCATAAAATATTTCCCGACCTGCGTTTTAATTCCGCTGACCGGAAAAGTGGAAAGTTTGGTCACATTGACCGGTTGGCTGGCACCTTCAATTCCAATGAGACTCAGAGAATGGTTTTTCGCAAATTCATTAATGATTTGGGAAATATTCCACTGCACCTCATGATTGCAATGCAGATCATTGACATGAATAACCAGTTGATCTTTTGATCCGTGAAACGTTTGGGAGATGGTTCCGTATTTTTGATTAATTTCAATGGGTTGGTTATTAAAAAGGACCGGATTGAGATTGGCCATAAAGGTCGCAGCTTCAAATGCCCATGTGAAATATGGAAATAAGAACGTGAGTGAAATAAGCATGACAATAACCTTGGTAGACATCTTGCGTGAAGGTTTATGCCAATATGAAATCGCGAAAAACGATTTTAGGGAATATCCCATTGGTTTCTCCTGAGTGACATATGTTTATATTTATGTATTACATTTTAGAAAGTATATCACAGGAAGTAAGGAGTCACAACCCAGAAAAACGGAAAAACCTTTTAAATAAAATATAATATAGCGTGTGTTTCATAACGACACGATCCGTAAGTTGCTAATTTACCAATAATCTTACACACAATAAAAATTTCACAAAAAAATCCTTAAATTAAGGCGTAAAATAATTTCATAGGGTGATCTGTAAAAAAAAGTATTATTTGGATTTCGTAAGATTTTCGTGGATGGTAAGCGCAGCTTTTCTGCCTGCACCCATGGCGAGAATAACGGTGGCCGCGCCGCTGACAATATCGCCGCCTGCATAGACGTTTTCCATGGAGGTTTGACCGTTTTCATCCGCCGTAATGTATCCCCATTTATTGGTCTTCAAACCGGGAGTTGATTGCGCAATGATCGGATTGGCCTGAGTACCAATCGCGATAACTGCCGAATCAATTTCAATCTCATACTCACTACCCTCAATCGGAACTGGACGGCAACGTCCGGAAGCATCCGGTTCACCCAGCGCCATACGTAAACAACGTGCCGCGCGCAGCGCGCCCGCTTCATCACCCAAATAAGCAATTGGCGTGGTCAGCAGCCGCAGGTCGATACCCTCTTCTTTGGCATGCTTGACTTCTTCAACCCGGGCCGGCAGTTCTTTTTCCGAGCGGCGGTAAATCAGATAAACCTTTTCAACACCATTCATGCGCAGCGCGGAACGTGCCGCATCCATGGCAGTATTGCCGCCGCCAATCACTGCGACGCGCTTGCCAACCCGAATCGGGGTGGCGGCGCTCGGCTGATAAGCCCGCATCAGGTTGATGCGGGTTAAGAATTCATTGGCGGAATAAACATAACTAAGATCTTCACCCGGAATGTTCATAAACTGAGGATACCCTGATCCGGTTGCAATATACACTGCAGCAAAATCCTGTTGATGCAGGAGTTCTTCCAGGGTCGCCATTTTGCCTATCAAAGCATTGGTCTTGAAAATGACCCCCATGGCTTCCAGATTCTCAATCTCGGGTTTAACAATTGTTTCTTTGGGAAGACGAAATTCAGGAATTCCGTAAGCCAACACACCGCCCAGTTCATGCAAGGCCTCAAAAACCGTAACCTGATAGCCGAATTTGCGTAATTCTCCGGCACAGGTAAGACCGGAAGGGCCGCTGCCAATGACCGCGATTTTAGCATTTTTTTCTTTGATGACACTGTCGCTCTTCAGGCACTCCTGAATGGCATAATCACCGACATAACGTTCTAAAGCGCCGATTGCGATCGGTGCTCCTTTTTTGTACAGCACACAAGCCTGTTCGCACTGGGTTTCCTGCGGGCAGACGCGCCCGCAAATAGCGGGCAAGGTATTGTTCATGCGGATACGGCGTACAGCCTCGCGCGGATCGTTGGATTTAATGGATTCCAAAAATCCCGGAATATCAATATGCACCGGGCAGCCGTCCACACAGGTGGGACGCTTGCAAAACAAACAGCGCGTTGCTTCTTCCTTGGCAGCTTCCGGTGAGAGCCCGAGATTCACTTCTGTGAAATTTTTCCGGCGTTCTTTAGGGTCCTGTTCAGGCATGGACGCACGATTGAGGTTTAAAGGCATCAGGCTTTTTTCGCCTCCATTTTTTCCTTTTCTTCCTGTTGGTACATTCTCAACCGGCGGCTCAAACCATCAAAATCAACCGTATGGCCGTCAAATTCCGGGCCGTCAACGCAGGCAAAACGTGTTTTTCCGTCAACCTGACAGCGGCAGACACCACACATACCGGTTCCGTCTATCATAATCGGATTAAGACTCACCATGGTTTTTACTTGGTAAGGGCGTGTTATTTCAGCAACAGCCTTCATCATCACGACCGGGCCGACTGCCAAAACAAAATCCACATCTCCCTTGTCAAGCAGGCGTTTCAATGGGCCGGTCACCAGTGCTTTCTCGCCTTGGGAACCATCATCAGTTGTAATAATCAGTTGCTGACTCACTGTTCGTAATTCTTCTTCCAAAATCAGATAGTCCTTTGAGCGGGAACCTAGAATGCCTACCAATGTATTCCCCGCAGCCTGGAAAGCCTTGGCAATGGGCAGCAGCGGTGCAATACCAACACCCCCGCCAATCATGACGCAGGTTCCGTATTTTTCAATATGGGTTGCCTGTCCCAGCGGACCGGTCATATCAAGAATTGATTGATTGCTTTCCAGTTTTGCCAGATCAAATGTAGTAGCACCTACGACCTGAAAAATAATGTCAATTGTTCCTGCGAGTGGGTCGGAATCAACAATGGTCAATGGGATGCGTTCACTCTCTGCGGTTGGACGAAGAATCACAAAATTACCCGCTTTGCGTTTGCTGGCAATCTCGGGCGCATGAACAGAATATTGCCAAACCTGAGGGGCAATTTGTTTTTTTGCAGTGATGGTAAACATTATAAGTCAGCTTTCTATTATTAGTAGTCTCCGGGCATTTGATTAAATCCGGTATTAAAGTACCTACGTCCCAATTCTCAATAGCTGTTAAGCTAATCAAACAGCCTAATTTATAAGTCCTGTGGAATGCTTGCTTTAAAAGGAAAACCGGCACTGTATCAACACGTTAGAGCAAGCAATGCCGATAGCGCTCACTATTGTTATACCTTACGTGATGGTGCGTTTTTTCCTTTTAAAACAAGCATTCCACAGGACTATTTCACCTATCGTATTGCCTATGTTAAAAATAGTTCCAGAAAGACCGAGTAATTTCTTGCTGGAATATCGTGTTATTTCGACAAACGCTCTTTTACTTTCGCAAATTGCGTTTTCATATTTTCAGGCAGATGGGTCCCGAATTTATTGAGAAATTCTTCAACATCCGGCATCTCTGCGCTCCATGCAGCGTGATCAACCTTGAGCAGTTCCTGCATATCCTGTTCCTGGGTGTCCAGTTTCGAAAGATCCAGATCTTTGGCTTCCGGCACCACCCCGATGGCAGTCTCTTTGCCCCCGGCCTTGCCTTCCAGACGTTCACACATCCATTTAAGCACACGGCTGTTTTCGCCAAAACCGGGCCAGAGCCATTTACCATCCGCTGATTTACGAAACCAGTTGACATAATAAATTTTGGGTTGGTGTTTCCCCAACTTGCCGCCCATATCAAACCAATGCTGGAAATAGTCGCCCATATTGTATCCACAAAACGGGAGCATGGCAAAAGGATCACGCCGCAGCTTGGCTTTTACATCCAAGGCGGCCGCAGTCGGTTCAGACGCTGCGGTTGCACCCATATAAACACCATGGTCCCAATTAAAAGCTTCCGTAACCAGCGGGACAACTTGCGTACGGCGGCCGCCAAAAACAAAAATATCAATCGGTACACCGGCCGGATTTTCCCAATCCTCACAAATTGCCGGACATTGTCTGGCCGGTGCGGTGAAACGCGCATTGGGATGGGCGCCTTTCTCACCGGACTTTGGCGTCCACTCGCGGCCTTTCCAATCAATGCCGTGTTTGATTTCAATTCCCATCTCTTCCCACCAGACATCTTTATCATCAGAAAGCACACAATTAGTATAAATACAATTTGCCTTCAAGGTATCCATTGCCTGGGGATTGGATTCATAGCTGGTTCCGGGTGCCACACCAAAAAAACCGGCTTCCGGGTTGATGGCGTAGAGACGTCCGTCATCGCCGATTTTCATCCAGGCGATATCATCACCAATGGTTTCGCATTTCCAACCTGGGATGGCAGGCTGCATCATGGCCAAATTGGTCTTGCCGCAAGCTGATGGAAAAGCAGCCGCGATATGGAACTGCCTGCCTTCCGGGTTGGTCAGGCGGAGAATCAACATGTGCTCGGCCATCCAGCCTTCCCGTTTGGCCATGGTCGAGGCAATGCGCAAAGCCAGGCATTTTTTCCCCAGCAAAGCATTGCCGCCATACCCGGAGCCATAAGACCAGATCAAATTTTCATCTGTAAAATGTGAAATGTATTTTTTTTCAATCGGCGCGCAAGGCCAGGCCGCATCTTTTTGTCCGGGTGCCAGCGGTGCGCCCACAGAATGCAGACACGGAATAAACTCGCCGTTTTCACCCAAAGTCTCAATAACTTTTTCACCCACCCGGGTCATGATATGCATATTGGCGACAACATAAGGACTGTCTGTGATCTCAATCCCTATTTTCGATATGGGAGAGCCGATCGGTCCCATGCTAAACGGAATAACATACAGGGTCCGCCCCTGCATACAGCCGGCATACAGCCCGCGCATGGTTTCCTTCAAAGCATCCGGATCGATCCAATTATTCGTTGGACCGGCCGATTCTTTATCTTTGCAGGCAATATAAGTCCTGTCTTCAACCCTCGCAACATCGCTCGGGTCCGAACTAAACAGGAAGGAATTAGGCCGCTTAGCTTCATTAAGTTTAACAGCCGAACCGGAATCCACAGCTAATTTCGTCATAGTCTGGTACTCTTGCTCCGAGCCATTACACCAATAGACTTTATCCGGTTTACACATTGTCTCGATCTCCGAGACCCACTCAATTAGCTTTTTGTTCTTTATTTCCATGGCGGCACCTCTTGTTATAGTATTTTTTGCGTCATGGCAAAATTAGAAACTTATATCATTTCTCTGCCCGCGAATCAATCATTTTCTGAAAAAATATGGGGTTGGATTCCGGGACGTTCATTAGTATATCAGTATACGGCGAATTCAAAATCATATTATCAATCAACAATTTCATTTACTTGACAAGCGTGAATATTTTCAATTAAGCTGTAAAAAGTAGGGAACAGTCGCGACTGTTCCCTACGAATATCACACCAAGCAGGTATTTCGGGAGGAAAGCATGAAAACAAAAACATTTTTTCTGAGTATGATATTAATGGTTGGTCTGGTCCTGGCCGGGCTGACAACAAAGAGCTATGCCGCATCAGCCAATGATGAATTCAATCCCGATGCCAACAATACTGTTTATACCTTGACTGTGCAGGCTGATGGGAAAATACTCGTAGGCGGTTGGTTTACCAGCATCTCAGGCACACCCAGGAACCGCATCGCCCGCTTAAATACGGACGGCACTTTGGATATTGCTTTCAATCCTGATGCCAATGACGGTGTCCATTCTCTGGCCGTACAGGCTGATGGAAAAATACTTATAGCCGGTGATTTTACCACGATAAGCGGTGTGACCCGGAATCACATCGCCCGCTTGAATACAGACGGCTCTTTGGATGTCGCATTCAATCCCAATGCAAACTACGTTATTCGCACTCTGGCTGTGCTGGCTGACGGGAAAATACTTGTAGGTGGTGATTTTACCACCATCGCAGGTAGTTCCAGAAACCGCATCGCCCGGCTGAACACGGACGGCGCTGTGGATGTTACCTTTGATCTCAATGTAAATAACGCTATTCGTGTGCTGGCTGTGCAAGCTGACGGAAAAATACTCATAGGCGGTAGTTTTACCACCATCGCGGGTGTGACCCGAAACCACATTGCCCGGCTCAATTCTGACGGCACTTTGGATACTGCTTTTGATCCCAATGCAGGCGGCAGTGTCTATACCCTGGCTCTGCAGGTTGACGGAAAAATGCTCGTAGCCGGTGATTTTACCACTATAGGCGGTGTGACCCGGAACCGTATCGCCCGCTTGAATACAGACGGCACTTTGGATGTTGCCTTTGATCCCAATGCAGGCGGCAGTGTCTATCCTCTGGCTTTGCAGGCTGACGGAAAAATACTTATGGGCGGTGATTTTACCACCATAGGCGGTGTGACCCGAAACCACATTGCCCGGCTCAATACAGACGGTACTTTGGATGTGACCTTTGCTCCTACTGCAGATGGTAATGTCTATGCCTTAGCCGTGCAGACAGATGGACAAATACTCGTGGGCGGTGATTTTATCACCATCGCAGGCAGTTCCAGAAACCGCATCGCCCGCTTAAATACAGACGGCACAGCGGATGCCACCTTCAATTCTGTTCCCGACGACATGGTCCAAACCATGGCTGTGCAGGTTGATGGAAAAATACTTATAGGCGGTATGTTTACTTATGTCGCAGGTGTGTCCAGGAACCACATCGCCCGGCTCAATTCGGACGGCACATTGGATATCACCTTTGATCCTAATGCGGACAACATTGTCCAGACTTTGGCTGTGCAGGCTGACGAAAAAATATTCGTAGCTGGTGGTTTTGCCACCATCTCAGGCACTGCCAGAAACAGCATCGCCCGGCTCAATTCCGACGGCACTTTAGATACTGCCTTTGATCCCAATGCAAACAGCATAGTCTATACCTTGGCTGTGCAGGCGGACGGCAAAATACTCCTGGGAGGTTTTTTTACTACTATATCAAGCACAGCCCGGAATTACATCGCCCGGTTGAATACGGACGGTACATTGGATATTGCTTTCAATCCTGATGTCAACAATGGTCTCCGTACTCTGGCTGTGCAGGCGGATGGAAAAATACTTATAGGCGGTGATTTTACCAGTATCTCAGGCACACTTAGGAACCACATCGCCCGATTAAATACAGACGGTACTTTGGATATTACCTTCAATCCCAATGCAGGCGCCACTGTCCAAACCCTGGCTGTGCAGGCGGACGGCAAAATACTTGTAGCCGGTAATTTTACCAGTATCTCAGGCACACTCAGGAACTACATCGCCCAATTAAACTCTGATGGCACTTTGGATACCAGCTTCAATCCTAATGCAAGCCACTATGTCAATACCCTGACTGTGCAGGCAGACGGAAAAATACTCCTGGGTGGTTGGTTTACTACCATCGCCGGTGAGACCAGAAACTACATCGCACGGCTCAATTCCGACGGCACTTTAGATACTGCCTTTAATCCTGATGCAAGCGACATTGTCTATACCCTGACTGTGCAGGCTGATGGTAAAATACTCGCAGGCGGTTATTTTACCACTATTGCAGGCGAGGCCAGAAACTACATCGCCCGGCTGAGCGCGGATGAGGCTGCGCTGCAAAACCTCGCTGTATCCGCTGACGGCACAACCATAACCTGGATGCGGGGCCAGTCATCTCCGGAAGTCTACAATGTCACCTTTGAATACTCTTCAGAGGGAACGAGCTGGACTTCTTTGAGCACAGGAACGCGCATTAGCGGAGGTTGGCAGCTATCCGGACAAGCATTGTCTTATAATGAAATCGGATACATTAGAGCACAAGGTCAAAGCTCGGGAGGATATTGCAATGGTTCCACCGGGATTATCGAATCTGTGAAGCAGTATTACAATTATCTCGCTCCCGCACCTACACCTACTGTGACATCAACCCCTGCTGTGATATTAGACAATCCGTTGCTGAATGTGGATTTAAAAGGAAAAATTACTCTAGCCTATCCCAATCCTGCTAAAAATGAAATGCGGTTCTTGTTCCGCTTAGATCAAGCCGCTAAGGTGGATTTACAGATTTACAATATGTCCGGCGAACAAATTGCCCAGCTTACGCAATCCCTGCCAGCCGGTCAGGGACAAACCATTGTGTGGGATTGTTCATCTGTCGCGCCAGGCATCTATCTTGTGCGGATTATTATGGATGGCGAAGAAAAAAGATTAATCAAGGTGGCAATTGTGAAGTAAGGAACAGTCGCGACTGTTCCCTACGAAGAAGCGGGGACTAGGAAATTTTCTTTAGTTTCTAGGGTTTTACGAAATGTATTGGAAAACAATAAGAACTAAGCTAAACTCAAAAATGATGGATGCCCCAATGGAACAGGGTCTAATTTCCAACCTTGAGGTTGATTGATGGGGTAATCATCCAGATGGTAACGGAGGGGTGAAGGTAATCACCATTTATAAATACGAATAAGGAGTGAAGGATGGCTAGTGTTGGCTTTGCTGTGTACAAAGGGCGCAGGATATTACAATTGGATTTAACCGGGGCTAAGGATGGAAAAAAAGAGGGTTTTATGGTGATTGGAAAATTGAATGAGCTGATAGTAAAAGAACCAATGAATTCAGTACTGGCTCTAATAGATGTTAGTCAAGCATATCTTACACCAAAAATACTGGCAATTTTAAAGGAAGGTGCTGGTAAAAACAAAAATTATGTAAAGGCGGCGGCAATTGTTGGTGCCAGTGGAGTGAAAAAATTACTTATGCAAATAGTTGCCAATATAACTGGTAGAAATATTAAGCAATTTAATAGCATTAGTGAAGCAAAAGACTGGCTCGTTTTACAGGAATGAAACCTCCCCCGCAATAAAAAGGGACATGGGATCAGGGACGTTTATTAGTATATCAGTATACGGCGAATTTAAAATCATATTATCAATCAACGACTCCATTTACTTGACAAGCATGAATATTTTCAATTAAGCTGTAAAAAGTAGGGAACAGTCGCGACTGTTCCCTACGAATATCACACCAAGCAGGTACTTCGGGAGAAAAACATGAGAACAAAAATAATTTTTTTGAGTATGATATTAATGGTTGGTCTGGTGCTTTCCGCGCAGCTGACAAGAGTATATGCCGCCTCAGCCAATGATGGATTTAATCCCGATGCAAGCAGCTATGTCTATACCCTGGCTGTGCAGGCTGACGGCAAAGTACTCGCAGGCGGTAATTATATCACCATCGCAGGCGCGACCAGGAACCGCATCGCCCGTTTGAATACAGACGGCACATTGGATGTTGCCTTTGATCCCAATGCAAACCACAATGTCTATGCCTTAGCCGTGCAGGCTGACGGAAAAATACTTAGCGGTGGTTGGTTTACCACCATGGGTGGCGTGGCCAGGAATCGCATTGCCCGTTTGAATACGGACGGCACTTTGGATGTGACCTTTGATCCCAATGCAGATGGCAATGTCTATGCCATAGCCGTACAGGCTGATGGAAAAATACTTATAGGTGGTTGGTTTACCAACATAGACGGCGTGCCCAGGAACCACATCGCCCGCTTGAATACGGACGGTACTTTAGATGTAACCTTTGATCCCAATGCAGATGGCAATGTCTATGCCTTAGCCGAGCAGGCTGACGGAAAAATACTTATAGGTGGTGATTTTGCCTCTATCGATAGTGTGACCAGGAACCACATCGCCCGTTTGAATACAGACGGCACATTGGATGTGACCTTTGATCCCAATGCAGACGGCAGTGTCCGTACCCTGGTTGTGCAGGTTGACGGAAAAATACTTATAGGCGGTTATTTTACTACCATCGCAGGTATGACCCGGAACCGCATCGCCCGTTTGAATATGGATGGCACTTTGGATGTTGCCTTTGATCCCAATGCAAACTCTGTTATTAAGACCTTGGTTGTGCAGGCTGACGGAAAAATACTCGCAGGCGGTTACTTTACTACCATCGTTGGTGTGACCCGGAACCGCATCGCCCGTTTGAATACAGACGGCACTTTGGATGTTGCCTTTGTTGATCCTAATGTAAACGGCAGTGTCATTGCCTTAGCTGTGCAGGCTGATGGAAAAGCGCTCGCCGGCGGTGAGTTTACCACCATCGCTGGCGTGACCCGGAACTACATCGCCCGTTTGAATACGGACGCCAGACTGGATGTCACCTTCGATCCCAATTCAGGCGGCACTGTCCGTGCCCTGGCTATGCAGGTTGATGGAAAAGTGCTCGCCGGCGGTGCTTTTATTACCATCGCCGGTAGTGCCAGAAACCGTATCGCCCGTCTGAATACGGATGGCACTGTGGATGTTGCCTTTGATCCCAATGCTGACAGCAGTATCTATACCTTAGTCGTGCAGGCTGATGGAAAAATACTTATAGGTGGTTGGTTTACCAACATAGGCGGCGTGACCCGGAACCGCATCGCCCGTTTGAATACGGATGGCACCTTGGATACTGCCTTTGATCCCAACGCAGGAGGCAGCAGTGTTTATACCCTGGCTGTGCAGGCTGATGGGAAAATACTTATAGGTGGTTGGTTTACCACCATGGGTGGCGTGACCAGGAACTACATCGCCCGTTTGAATACAGACGGCACTTTGGATGTTGCCTTTGATCCTGATGTAAACAACCGCGTCTATACCCTGGCTGTGCAGGCTGACGGGAAAATACTCATCGGCGGTTCTTTTACCACCGTTGCCGGTGTGGACCGAAACCGCATCGCCCGTTTGAATACGGATGGCACCTTGGATACCGCCTTTGATCCTAATGCCAGCCACTCTGTCCGTACCCTGGCTGTACAGGCTGACGGAAAAATAATTATCGGCGG of the bacterium genome contains:
- the gltA gene encoding NADPH-dependent glutamate synthase codes for the protein MPLNLNRASMPEQDPKERRKNFTEVNLGLSPEAAKEEATRCLFCKRPTCVDGCPVHIDIPGFLESIKSNDPREAVRRIRMNNTLPAICGRVCPQETQCEQACVLYKKGAPIAIGALERYVGDYAIQECLKSDSVIKEKNAKIAVIGSGPSGLTCAGELRKFGYQVTVFEALHELGGVLAYGIPEFRLPKETIVKPEIENLEAMGVIFKTNALIGKMATLEELLHQQDFAAVYIATGSGYPQFMNIPGEDLSYVYSANEFLTRINLMRAYQPSAATPIRVGKRVAVIGGGNTAMDAARSALRMNGVEKVYLIYRRSEKELPARVEEVKHAKEEGIDLRLLTTPIAYLGDEAGALRAARCLRMALGEPDASGRCRPVPIEGSEYEIEIDSAVIAIGTQANPIIAQSTPGLKTNKWGYITADENGQTSMENVYAGGDIVSGAATVILAMGAGRKAALTIHENLTKSK
- a CDS encoding sulfide/dihydroorotate dehydrogenase-like FAD/NAD-binding protein — protein: MFTITAKKQIAPQVWQYSVHAPEIASKRKAGNFVILRPTAESERIPLTIVDSDPLAGTIDIIFQVVGATTFDLAKLESNQSILDMTGPLGQATHIEKYGTCVMIGGGVGIAPLLPIAKAFQAAGNTLVGILGSRSKDYLILEEELRTVSQQLIITTDDGSQGEKALVTGPLKRLLDKGDVDFVLAVGPVVMMKAVAEITRPYQVKTMVSLNPIMIDGTGMCGVCRCQVDGKTRFACVDGPEFDGHTVDFDGLSRRLRMYQQEEKEKMEAKKA
- a CDS encoding phosphoenolpyruvate carboxykinase (GTP) → MEIKNKKLIEWVSEIETMCKPDKVYWCNGSEQEYQTMTKLAVDSGSAVKLNEAKRPNSFLFSSDPSDVARVEDRTYIACKDKESAGPTNNWIDPDALKETMRGLYAGCMQGRTLYVIPFSMGPIGSPISKIGIEITDSPYVVANMHIMTRVGEKVIETLGENGEFIPCLHSVGAPLAPGQKDAAWPCAPIEKKYISHFTDENLIWSYGSGYGGNALLGKKCLALRIASTMAKREGWMAEHMLILRLTNPEGRQFHIAAAFPSACGKTNLAMMQPAIPGWKCETIGDDIAWMKIGDDGRLYAINPEAGFFGVAPGTSYESNPQAMDTLKANCIYTNCVLSDDKDVWWEEMGIEIKHGIDWKGREWTPKSGEKGAHPNARFTAPARQCPAICEDWENPAGVPIDIFVFGGRRTQVVPLVTEAFNWDHGVYMGATAASEPTAAALDVKAKLRRDPFAMLPFCGYNMGDYFQHWFDMGGKLGKHQPKIYYVNWFRKSADGKWLWPGFGENSRVLKWMCERLEGKAGGKETAIGVVPEAKDLDLSKLDTQEQDMQELLKVDHAAWSAEMPDVEEFLNKFGTHLPENMKTQFAKVKERLSK
- a CDS encoding T9SS type A sorting domain-containing protein, with product MKTKTFFLSMILMVGLVLAGLTTKSYAASANDEFNPDANNTVYTLTVQADGKILVGGWFTSISGTPRNRIARLNTDGTLDIAFNPDANDGVHSLAVQADGKILIAGDFTTISGVTRNHIARLNTDGSLDVAFNPNANYVIRTLAVLADGKILVGGDFTTIAGSSRNRIARLNTDGAVDVTFDLNVNNAIRVLAVQADGKILIGGSFTTIAGVTRNHIARLNSDGTLDTAFDPNAGGSVYTLALQVDGKMLVAGDFTTIGGVTRNRIARLNTDGTLDVAFDPNAGGSVYPLALQADGKILMGGDFTTIGGVTRNHIARLNTDGTLDVTFAPTADGNVYALAVQTDGQILVGGDFITIAGSSRNRIARLNTDGTADATFNSVPDDMVQTMAVQVDGKILIGGMFTYVAGVSRNHIARLNSDGTLDITFDPNADNIVQTLAVQADEKIFVAGGFATISGTARNSIARLNSDGTLDTAFDPNANSIVYTLAVQADGKILLGGFFTTISSTARNYIARLNTDGTLDIAFNPDVNNGLRTLAVQADGKILIGGDFTSISGTLRNHIARLNTDGTLDITFNPNAGATVQTLAVQADGKILVAGNFTSISGTLRNYIAQLNSDGTLDTSFNPNASHYVNTLTVQADGKILLGGWFTTIAGETRNYIARLNSDGTLDTAFNPDASDIVYTLTVQADGKILAGGYFTTIAGEARNYIARLSADEAALQNLAVSADGTTITWMRGQSSPEVYNVTFEYSSEGTSWTSLSTGTRISGGWQLSGQALSYNEIGYIRAQGQSSGGYCNGSTGIIESVKQYYNYLAPAPTPTVTSTPAVILDNPLLNVDLKGKITLAYPNPAKNEMRFLFRLDQAAKVDLQIYNMSGEQIAQLTQSLPAGQGQTIVWDCSSVAPGIYLVRIIMDGEEKRLIKVAIVK